One Shewanella sp. MR-4 DNA window includes the following coding sequences:
- the yhbY gene encoding ribosome assembly RNA-binding protein YhbY produces the protein MNLTTKQKQHLKGLAHNLKPVVLLGANGLTEGVLAEIESALAYHELIKVKVASADRELKNAIVDAIVRETQSAKVQLIGHILVIYRQSPEMKIALPRAK, from the coding sequence ATGAACTTAACAACCAAACAAAAACAGCATTTAAAAGGTCTGGCGCACAATTTAAAGCCAGTGGTGCTGCTTGGTGCCAATGGATTGACTGAAGGTGTACTCGCTGAAATTGAAAGCGCACTCGCTTATCATGAACTGATTAAAGTGAAAGTAGCCTCTGCCGACAGAGAGCTAAAAAATGCCATCGTTGATGCCATAGTACGTGAAACTCAATCTGCAAAAGTGCAACTTATTGGTCATATTCTGGTGATTTATCGTCAATCGCCTGAAATGAAAATTGCCCTGCCAAGAGCTAAGTAA
- a CDS encoding DUF2271 domain-containing protein yields MRQLIRTSAIGALFVSSAVFAAPKMTVDLTLPEITEGQYHRPYVAVWVEDAKGQTVKTLSLWVWDEGHKWLKDIRRWWRKAGREDMSFVDGIASATKPAGHYKIDWDLTDDAGKPLIPASYTVFIEVVREHGGRDLVRQNLDLTAGDFTAQLPATTETGVIDIRLSGMTR; encoded by the coding sequence ATGCGTCAGCTTATTCGCACCAGCGCCATCGGTGCGTTGTTTGTGAGTTCAGCGGTATTTGCCGCGCCAAAAATGACCGTTGATTTGACCTTGCCTGAAATTACCGAAGGCCAGTATCACCGCCCCTATGTGGCTGTGTGGGTAGAGGATGCCAAGGGCCAAACCGTTAAAACCTTAAGCCTATGGGTATGGGATGAGGGCCATAAATGGCTTAAGGACATTCGCCGTTGGTGGCGAAAGGCGGGGCGTGAAGATATGAGTTTTGTCGACGGTATCGCCTCGGCGACCAAACCTGCAGGCCATTACAAAATTGATTGGGACTTAACGGATGATGCGGGTAAACCGCTGATTCCTGCCTCCTACACAGTGTTTATCGAAGTGGTGCGCGAGCACGGCGGGCGTGACCTCGTGAGACAAAATCTGGATTTAACGGCGGGGGATTTTACCGCCCAACTACCAGCGACCACTGAAACTGGCGTGATTGATATTCGCTTAAGCGGTATGACTCGCTAA
- the greA gene encoding transcription elongation factor GreA, with product MTKVPMTVVGAEQLRKELDMLKFERRPKITEAIASARELGDLKENAEYHAAREEQGICEARIRDIEGKLSNAQIIDVTKMANNGRIIFGTTVTILNLDTDAEVTYRIVGDDEANIKENLISVNSPIARGLVGKNEGDEVSIATPGGLTDYEIISVQYI from the coding sequence ATGACTAAGGTTCCTATGACAGTTGTCGGTGCAGAACAGCTGCGTAAAGAGTTAGATATGCTCAAGTTTGAACGTCGCCCGAAAATCACTGAAGCGATTGCCTCAGCGAGAGAGTTAGGCGATCTGAAGGAAAACGCGGAATATCATGCAGCCCGTGAAGAGCAAGGGATCTGCGAAGCGCGTATCCGTGACATTGAAGGCAAACTTTCTAACGCGCAGATCATCGACGTGACTAAGATGGCGAACAATGGTCGTATCATTTTTGGTACCACTGTGACTATCCTTAATCTGGATACCGATGCGGAAGTGACTTACCGTATCGTGGGTGACGATGAAGCTAACATCAAAGAAAACCTGATTTCAGTCAACTCTCCGATTGCCCGTGGTTTAGTGGGTAAGAATGAAGGTGATGAAGTGTCGATCGCAACTCCTGGTGGTTTGACCGATTACGAAATTATTTCGGTGCAATACATCTAA
- the secD gene encoding protein translocase subunit SecD, with protein MDKIQSKKLLNHYSAWKYVVLIVTIIVMLFSALPTWYGEDAAVQVGAKAGLNLTPIELRDKLKAQGVDVKRIEVKHAQHGNANSSEDGQTLIVLNDDSEQTLVKTLVSSMVSEPKELTLALVSAAPSWLQNMGFEPIKLGLDLRGGVQFLLDVDVQPVYQAQADALVESLRQFLREQQIRGASVRIDSTRDDAGLQIAIAFNDAAESTNNARSAIRQFMQQSYPTWQLTNADNGLVVQLAQEEQIKLRNLTVQQNLQIMRSRIEELGITEALVQRQGEHRIRIELPGVQDPAAAKNVIGATASLAFFEVKESGSVNAQVLKDKSGNPVYVARTPILGGDHIVDARANIGEMGMAEVNIHLDRIGGQKMSEFSRANIDKPMATSYSEYSRDEQGKAKQTQEIISVATIQSQLGDRFRITGAGTYQEAQQLALLLRAGSMTAPVTIVEERTIGPTLGAENIQNGFAALGLGMGITLLFMALWYRRLGWVANVALIANMVILFGLLALIPGAVLTLPGIAGLVLTVGMAVDTNVLIFERIKDKLKEGRSFALAIDTGFDSAFSTIFDANFTTMITAVVLYSIGNGPIQGFALTLGLGLLTSMFTGIFASRALINLVYGRDARRHVRV; from the coding sequence ATGGATAAAATTCAGAGTAAAAAGCTGTTAAATCACTATTCAGCTTGGAAATACGTTGTGCTTATTGTCACGATTATCGTGATGTTATTTAGTGCCTTACCGACTTGGTATGGAGAAGATGCCGCCGTGCAGGTGGGCGCTAAAGCGGGGCTTAATTTAACCCCCATCGAACTGCGGGATAAATTAAAGGCGCAGGGCGTTGATGTTAAGCGTATCGAGGTTAAGCATGCCCAACATGGCAACGCCAACAGCTCAGAAGACGGGCAAACCCTTATTGTACTCAATGATGACAGCGAGCAAACCTTAGTGAAGACCTTAGTGTCATCCATGGTGAGTGAGCCGAAAGAGCTCACGCTCGCACTGGTGAGTGCAGCGCCAAGTTGGTTGCAAAATATGGGCTTTGAACCGATTAAACTCGGGCTCGACTTACGCGGAGGAGTGCAATTTTTGCTGGATGTTGATGTGCAGCCCGTCTATCAAGCCCAGGCCGATGCATTAGTCGAGTCCCTTAGGCAGTTTTTGCGTGAACAGCAAATTCGCGGCGCCAGTGTGCGTATTGATAGCACGCGCGATGACGCAGGGTTGCAAATTGCAATTGCATTTAATGACGCGGCTGAATCCACCAATAATGCGCGCTCAGCTATTCGCCAATTTATGCAACAAAGCTACCCGACTTGGCAATTAACCAATGCGGATAATGGCTTAGTCGTACAGCTCGCTCAAGAAGAGCAAATCAAGTTACGTAATTTAACCGTGCAGCAAAACCTGCAAATTATGCGTAGCCGGATTGAAGAGCTGGGCATCACTGAGGCTTTAGTACAACGTCAGGGCGAACACCGTATCCGCATCGAGCTGCCCGGTGTACAAGACCCCGCTGCCGCGAAAAACGTGATTGGTGCGACCGCTAGTCTGGCCTTTTTTGAAGTCAAAGAATCGGGTTCAGTGAATGCGCAGGTACTGAAGGATAAATCAGGCAATCCTGTTTATGTGGCACGCACGCCGATATTGGGCGGCGATCATATTGTCGATGCCCGCGCCAATATTGGCGAAATGGGCATGGCCGAAGTGAACATTCACCTCGACCGTATCGGCGGCCAAAAAATGTCGGAGTTTTCCCGCGCCAATATCGATAAGCCTATGGCAACATCCTACAGCGAATATAGCCGGGATGAGCAGGGCAAAGCTAAGCAAACCCAAGAGATCATCAGTGTCGCGACCATTCAATCGCAGCTGGGAGATCGTTTCAGGATCACTGGCGCAGGCACCTATCAAGAGGCGCAGCAATTAGCCTTGTTGCTACGCGCTGGCTCAATGACGGCGCCTGTAACTATTGTTGAAGAACGTACCATTGGCCCAACCCTTGGCGCCGAAAACATTCAAAACGGCTTTGCAGCGCTCGGCCTTGGTATGGGAATTACCTTGCTGTTTATGGCGCTCTGGTATCGCCGTCTCGGTTGGGTGGCCAACGTGGCCTTGATTGCCAACATGGTGATCCTCTTTGGTTTGCTGGCACTGATCCCCGGCGCAGTATTGACCTTACCCGGCATTGCCGGTCTGGTGCTGACGGTTGGTATGGCGGTCGATACCAACGTACTGATCTTCGAGCGGATTAAAGACAAGTTGAAAGAGGGGCGCAGCTTTGCCCTGGCGATTGACACTGGCTTTGACAGTGCGTTCTCAACCATTTTCGACGCTAACTTCACCACTATGATCACTGCGGTTGTGCTCTATTCCATTGGTAATGGCCCCATCCAAGGTTTTGCCTTGACCTTAGGTTTAGGTCTGTTGACCAGTATGTTTACCGGTATTTTTGCCTCAAGAGCCTTAATCAACCTAGTGTATGGGCGTGATGCGCGCCGCCATGTGAGGGTATAA
- the rlmE gene encoding 23S rRNA (uridine(2552)-2'-O)-methyltransferase RlmE — protein sequence MSGKKRTASSTRWMQEHFDDHYVKLAQKRGLRSRAAFKLEELQEKDQLIRPGMTVVDLGAAPGGWSQIAVKLTGDKGKVIACDILPMDPIVGVDFLQGDFREEKVLEALLTRVGADKVDVVLSDMAPNMSGSDGVDQPRAMYLVELALDMCHQVLAPNGSFAVKVFQGEGFDEYMKAVKDAFKVVKTRKPDSSRARSREVYLVATGYKL from the coding sequence ATGTCAGGTAAAAAACGTACGGCCAGTTCCACCCGTTGGATGCAGGAACACTTTGATGATCATTATGTCAAACTAGCACAGAAACGGGGATTGCGTTCTCGCGCTGCGTTCAAGCTTGAGGAGCTCCAGGAGAAGGACCAATTGATCCGCCCAGGTATGACTGTGGTGGACTTAGGTGCGGCTCCTGGTGGTTGGTCTCAAATAGCCGTCAAGCTGACCGGAGATAAAGGTAAAGTGATCGCCTGTGATATTTTGCCAATGGATCCCATCGTCGGCGTGGATTTCTTGCAAGGGGACTTTCGTGAAGAGAAAGTGCTCGAAGCATTGCTAACTCGCGTCGGTGCGGATAAGGTTGACGTTGTATTGTCTGATATGGCGCCCAACATGAGTGGTTCCGATGGTGTCGATCAGCCGCGCGCCATGTATTTAGTCGAACTGGCGTTAGATATGTGTCATCAAGTATTGGCACCTAACGGCAGTTTTGCGGTCAAAGTCTTTCAGGGGGAGGGGTTTGACGAATATATGAAGGCGGTAAAAGACGCATTCAAAGTAGTAAAAACACGTAAACCGGACTCGTCGCGGGCACGCTCCCGTGAAGTCTATCTTGTGGCGACAGGGTACAAGTTGTAG
- a CDS encoding DUF4198 domain-containing protein produces the protein MKLRLLALVSALCISPLASSHDRWILPSHYNVSAESQEVVWITSDVSASNQVFMFDKPVTASDVRVYLPDGKPSSPSSSYTGGRKSVFDVQLLQDGTYKFEKEVTPRYFSVYKIKGKEGMVRSRLDKKATAAVMPKDAYELKGSLNVARVETYVTRNKPTDKLLAPKGEYLELVPITHPADIVENEPATLQFVYDGKPVEGVSVAIMKDGSLYRNKPEEISLTSDKEGKVAMTLPAAGRYLLHASIERPSPDKSLADKTVSEIFLTFEAGLE, from the coding sequence ATGAAACTACGTTTACTTGCCTTAGTTAGCGCGCTCTGCATCAGCCCATTGGCGAGCAGCCATGACCGCTGGATTTTACCTAGCCACTATAACGTTTCGGCCGAAAGCCAAGAGGTGGTGTGGATCACCTCGGATGTGTCCGCCAGTAACCAAGTCTTTATGTTTGATAAACCAGTCACCGCCAGCGATGTGCGAGTGTATTTACCCGATGGTAAGCCAAGCTCCCCAAGTTCAAGCTACACTGGTGGTCGTAAATCGGTTTTCGACGTGCAATTACTGCAAGACGGTACCTATAAGTTCGAAAAGGAAGTCACGCCGAGATACTTTTCTGTTTATAAAATCAAAGGTAAAGAAGGCATGGTTCGCAGTCGACTCGATAAAAAAGCGACAGCGGCTGTGATGCCAAAGGATGCCTATGAGCTAAAAGGTTCATTAAATGTGGCGCGGGTTGAAACCTATGTGACCCGTAACAAACCCACCGATAAGTTATTAGCACCGAAAGGTGAATATTTGGAGTTGGTGCCTATTACCCATCCCGCGGATATCGTTGAAAATGAACCCGCAACACTGCAGTTTGTTTACGATGGTAAGCCCGTCGAAGGCGTGAGTGTGGCGATCATGAAGGATGGCAGCCTGTACCGTAACAAGCCGGAAGAAATCAGTTTAACTTCGGACAAAGAAGGTAAAGTGGCGATGACGCTGCCAGCTGCCGGTCGTTATCTGCTGCATGCTTCAATCGAACGTCCAAGTCCTGATAAATCTCTTGCCGATAAAACAGTTAGCGAAATCTTTTTGACCTTCGAAGCAGGGCTTGAATAA
- a CDS encoding PepSY-associated TM helix domain-containing protein has protein sequence MKLKVSKSSLSFARIIHVYVSMALLLLMLFFAVTGITLNHPNWFSSADQEPRREQFDIPNYLIPAAPQEPEWRLAAGHWLKSQWDMDIGTADIDEDEISLVNKGPGTYRTVTLDLLDGKAYVETLDYGVVAVLNDLHKGRNTGIVWAWVLDLCALLIILFSLTGAYLLLPQTKRLKKSLFYMVIVSSGCALVYVYFVP, from the coding sequence TTGAAATTAAAAGTTAGTAAATCATCGCTTTCCTTCGCTCGGATTATTCATGTTTATGTCTCTATGGCATTGCTGCTGTTAATGCTGTTTTTTGCCGTAACCGGGATCACCTTAAACCATCCCAATTGGTTTTCATCAGCAGATCAAGAACCGCGACGTGAACAGTTTGATATTCCTAACTACTTGATACCAGCAGCGCCGCAGGAGCCAGAATGGCGTTTAGCGGCGGGGCATTGGTTAAAAAGCCAGTGGGATATGGATATTGGCACTGCCGATATCGATGAGGATGAGATAAGCCTTGTGAATAAAGGCCCCGGCACGTATCGCACCGTCACCTTAGATCTGCTCGACGGCAAAGCCTATGTTGAGACCTTAGATTATGGCGTTGTTGCAGTGCTTAACGATCTGCACAAGGGGCGCAATACCGGGATAGTCTGGGCTTGGGTGTTAGATCTCTGCGCCTTGCTGATTATTCTCTTTTCGCTCACCGGCGCTTATTTGCTGCTGCCTCAAACGAAACGACTTAAAAAATCCTTGTTTTATATGGTGATCGTCAGCTCAGGCTGTGCACTTGTGTATGTCTACTTTGTTCCATAG
- the ychF gene encoding redox-regulated ATPase YchF produces MGFKCGIVGLPNVGKSTLFNALTKAGIEAANFPFCTIEPNTGVVPVPDPRLDALAAIVNPQRVLPTTMEFVDIAGLVAGASKGEGLGNKFLANIRETDAIGHVVRCFEDDNIVHVANRVDPARDIEVINTELALADLDSLERAVIRQQKRAKGGDKDAKFEVDVLEKMRPILDEGHMLRSMELSKEELEAVAYLNFLTLKPTMYIANVAEDGFENNPHLDAVRAIAEKENAIVVSVCAAIESELAEMEAEERDEFMADLGLEEPGLDRVIRAGYQLLSLQTYFTAGVKEVRAWTVSVGATAPQAAGVIHTDFERGFIRAQVMAFDDFITYKGEAGAKEAGKLRVEGKTYIVQDGDVMHFLFNV; encoded by the coding sequence ATGGGTTTTAAATGCGGCATTGTTGGTCTTCCTAACGTAGGTAAATCAACGCTTTTTAATGCGTTAACTAAGGCTGGCATCGAAGCGGCAAACTTCCCGTTTTGTACCATCGAGCCAAACACTGGCGTTGTACCTGTGCCGGATCCACGCTTAGACGCGCTGGCGGCGATTGTTAATCCGCAACGTGTGCTGCCAACCACAATGGAATTCGTGGATATTGCTGGTCTAGTCGCGGGCGCGTCGAAAGGTGAAGGCCTAGGTAACAAGTTCCTTGCTAACATCCGCGAAACCGATGCCATCGGTCACGTTGTGCGTTGCTTTGAAGATGACAACATTGTCCACGTGGCTAACCGTGTTGACCCTGCGCGCGATATCGAAGTCATTAACACTGAATTGGCATTAGCCGACTTAGACAGCTTAGAGCGTGCGGTGATCCGTCAACAAAAACGCGCTAAGGGCGGCGACAAAGACGCTAAGTTTGAAGTGGATGTTCTCGAGAAGATGCGTCCAATCCTCGATGAAGGCCATATGTTGCGTTCTATGGAGCTGTCTAAAGAAGAATTAGAAGCGGTTGCTTACTTAAACTTCTTAACCTTAAAGCCAACCATGTACATCGCGAACGTGGCTGAAGATGGTTTCGAAAATAACCCACACTTAGATGCAGTGCGTGCCATTGCTGAAAAAGAAAACGCCATTGTTGTGTCTGTGTGCGCCGCCATTGAGTCAGAACTGGCTGAAATGGAGGCCGAAGAGCGTGATGAGTTTATGGCTGACCTCGGTTTAGAAGAGCCAGGGTTAGACCGCGTGATCCGCGCTGGTTACCAATTACTGAGCCTGCAAACTTACTTTACAGCGGGTGTAAAAGAAGTGCGCGCTTGGACCGTTTCTGTAGGCGCGACTGCACCACAAGCAGCGGGTGTTATCCACACCGACTTCGAACGTGGCTTTATTCGTGCTCAAGTGATGGCATTTGACGACTTTATTACCTATAAAGGTGAAGCGGGCGCCAAAGAAGCGGGTAAGTTACGTGTAGAAGGCAAGACATACATTGTTCAAGACGGCGATGTAATGCACTTCCTGTTTAACGTATAA
- the ftsH gene encoding ATP-dependent zinc metalloprotease FtsH — MRSSNLSDMAKNLILWVVIAVVLMSVFQGYSPSSSSSQKMDYSTFLDNVRDGQVASVEVKSDQRTIEGAKRTGEKFTTIMPLYDQDLINDLDRKGITMKGQEAEESGFLTQIFISWFPMLLLIGVWIFFMRQMQGGGGKGAMSFGKSKAKLMSEDQIKTTFADVAGCDEAKEEVKELVDYLRDPTKFQKLGGRIPTGVLMVGPPGTGKTLLAKAIAGESKVPFFTISGSDFVEMFVGVGASRVRDMFEQAKKSAPCIIFIDEIDAVGRQRGAGLGGGHDEREQTLNQMLVEMDGFEGNEGIIVIAATNRPDVLDSALLRPGRFDRQVVVGLPDVRGREQILKVHMRKVPLSEDVKASVIARGTPGFSGADLANLVNEAALFAARGNRRVVGMEEFERAKDKIMMGAERRSMVMSEAEKEMTAYHEAGHAIVGCLVPEHDPVHKVTIIPRGRALGVTFFLPEADAISQSRRKLESQISVAYGGRLAEELIYGSEKVSTGASQDIKYATSIARNMVTQWGFSDKLGPLLYAEEEGEVFLGRSMGKAKAMSDETATLIDAEVKAFIDKNYGRAKQILLDNIDILHSMKDALMKYETIDSLQIDDLMNRREVRQPADWQADDNGSNDKGSDKGEPAVKVDEVVKTAPVEAELKDADESPVK, encoded by the coding sequence ATGAGGTCTAGTAATTTGAGTGACATGGCAAAAAATCTAATACTCTGGGTTGTCATCGCCGTTGTGCTGATGTCAGTGTTTCAGGGTTACTCCCCCTCTTCTTCGTCATCGCAGAAGATGGATTATTCTACGTTCCTAGACAATGTTCGTGATGGACAAGTCGCCAGTGTTGAAGTGAAAAGTGACCAACGTACTATCGAAGGTGCTAAGCGCACGGGCGAAAAATTCACGACCATCATGCCACTGTATGACCAAGATTTAATTAATGATCTTGACCGTAAAGGCATCACCATGAAAGGCCAAGAAGCCGAAGAGTCGGGTTTCTTAACCCAGATCTTTATTTCTTGGTTCCCGATGTTGTTGCTGATTGGGGTATGGATTTTCTTTATGCGCCAGATGCAGGGCGGCGGTGGCAAAGGCGCTATGTCCTTTGGCAAGAGCAAAGCCAAGCTGATGAGCGAAGATCAAATCAAGACCACTTTTGCTGACGTTGCTGGCTGTGATGAAGCCAAAGAAGAAGTGAAAGAGCTGGTCGATTATCTGCGTGATCCAACCAAATTCCAAAAACTGGGTGGCCGTATTCCAACGGGCGTGCTCATGGTTGGCCCACCAGGTACAGGTAAAACCTTACTGGCTAAAGCGATTGCGGGCGAGTCAAAGGTACCTTTCTTTACCATTTCGGGTTCTGACTTCGTCGAAATGTTCGTCGGGGTCGGCGCATCTCGCGTGCGTGACATGTTCGAACAAGCGAAAAAATCAGCCCCTTGTATTATCTTCATCGACGAAATCGATGCCGTAGGTCGCCAACGTGGCGCAGGCTTAGGTGGTGGTCACGATGAGCGTGAGCAAACCCTTAACCAAATGCTGGTTGAGATGGACGGCTTCGAAGGTAACGAAGGGATTATCGTGATTGCGGCGACTAACCGCCCAGACGTATTAGACTCTGCGCTGCTGCGTCCAGGTCGTTTCGACCGTCAAGTGGTTGTAGGTCTGCCGGACGTTCGCGGTCGTGAGCAAATCCTTAAAGTGCATATGCGTAAAGTGCCGCTTTCTGAAGATGTGAAAGCAAGCGTAATTGCTCGTGGTACGCCAGGTTTCTCCGGTGCCGATTTAGCCAACTTAGTCAACGAAGCTGCACTGTTTGCGGCGCGCGGTAATCGCCGTGTTGTCGGTATGGAAGAATTCGAGCGTGCAAAAGACAAGATCATGATGGGTGCAGAGCGCCGCTCTATGGTGATGTCAGAAGCCGAGAAAGAAATGACGGCATACCACGAAGCGGGACACGCGATTGTGGGCTGTTTAGTGCCAGAGCATGACCCTGTGCACAAGGTAACCATTATCCCGCGAGGTCGTGCGCTGGGTGTGACCTTCTTCTTGCCTGAGGCCGATGCGATTAGCCAAAGCCGTCGTAAGTTAGAAAGCCAGATTTCGGTTGCCTACGGTGGTCGTTTAGCCGAAGAGCTGATTTACGGCAGCGAAAAAGTGTCTACAGGTGCTTCGCAAGATATTAAATACGCGACATCGATTGCCCGTAACATGGTGACCCAATGGGGCTTCTCCGACAAACTCGGTCCATTACTCTATGCCGAGGAAGAAGGTGAAGTGTTCTTAGGCCGTAGCATGGGTAAAGCCAAGGCGATGTCCGATGAAACCGCGACGCTTATCGATGCCGAGGTGAAGGCCTTTATCGATAAAAACTACGGTCGTGCCAAGCAAATTCTGCTGGATAACATCGATATTCTGCATTCGATGAAAGACGCGCTGATGAAGTACGAAACCATTGATTCACTGCAAATTGACGATTTGATGAATCGCCGTGAAGTGCGTCAGCCTGCCGATTGGCAAGCGGATGATAATGGTTCAAACGACAAAGGCAGTGACAAAGGCGAGCCTGCGGTTAAAGTCGACGAAGTGGTAAAGACCGCTCCCGTTGAGGCAGAGCTGAAAGATGCCGATGAGTCACCCGTTAAGTAG
- the pth gene encoding aminoacyl-tRNA hydrolase, translated as MSEIKLIVGLANPGAEYAQTRHNAGAWYVEELARICGVSLVPDSKYFGLTARAVLHGKDVRLLIPTTYMNLSGKAVGALANFFRITPEEILVAHDELDMPPGVAKFKLGGGHGGHNGLKDIIAKLANDKNFYRLRIGIGHPGDKNKVSGYVLGKAPAKEQELINAAVDEAVRSTEVLFKEDMVKAMTRLHSFKAE; from the coding sequence ATGAGCGAAATTAAATTAATCGTAGGTCTTGCCAATCCGGGCGCCGAATATGCGCAGACTCGCCATAATGCGGGTGCTTGGTATGTGGAAGAATTGGCCCGCATCTGTGGCGTCAGCTTAGTGCCGGATAGCAAGTATTTTGGCCTCACCGCCAGAGCCGTATTGCATGGCAAAGATGTGCGTTTGCTGATCCCAACGACTTATATGAACTTAAGCGGCAAAGCCGTGGGGGCCTTAGCGAATTTCTTCCGAATTACGCCTGAAGAAATTCTAGTGGCCCACGATGAGTTGGATATGCCGCCCGGTGTGGCTAAATTTAAACTCGGTGGCGGTCATGGTGGCCATAACGGTTTAAAAGACATTATTGCTAAACTGGCTAATGATAAAAACTTCTATCGTTTACGGATTGGGATTGGCCATCCCGGCGATAAGAATAAAGTCAGTGGTTACGTACTGGGTAAGGCGCCAGCCAAAGAACAAGAGCTGATCAACGCCGCCGTAGATGAAGCCGTACGTTCCACTGAAGTGCTATTTAAAGAGGACATGGTGAAAGCCATGACTCGCTTACACTCCTTTAAAGCGGAGTAA
- the secF gene encoding protein translocase subunit SecF has product MKNLNLTKWRYVSSAISLFLMLASLTIIGMKGFNWGLDFTGGVVTEVQLDRRITSSELQPLLNAAYQQEVTVISASEPGRWVLRYADTAQSNVNIQETLAPLGEVQVLNTSIVGPQVGKELAEQGGLALLVAMLCILGYLSYRFEWRLASGALFALVHDVIFVLAFFSLTQMEFNLTVLAAVLAILGYSLNDSIIIADRIRELLIAKPKLAIQEINNQAIVATFSRTMVTSGTTLMTVGALWIMGGGPLEGFSIAMFIGILTGTFSSISVGTSLPEFLGLTPEHYKVQVITDTP; this is encoded by the coding sequence ATGAAGAATCTCAATCTAACTAAATGGCGTTATGTGTCGAGCGCTATCTCTCTCTTTTTAATGTTGGCCTCTCTCACCATCATCGGGATGAAAGGCTTTAACTGGGGCTTGGATTTTACAGGTGGTGTGGTGACCGAGGTGCAGCTCGACAGAAGGATCACCAGTAGCGAGCTGCAACCGCTATTGAACGCGGCTTATCAGCAAGAGGTGACAGTGATTTCGGCCAGTGAGCCCGGACGCTGGGTATTGCGCTATGCCGATACGGCGCAAAGTAATGTCAATATTCAAGAAACCTTAGCGCCACTGGGTGAGGTGCAAGTACTGAACACCAGTATTGTCGGCCCGCAAGTGGGTAAAGAGTTAGCCGAGCAGGGCGGTCTTGCTTTGTTGGTGGCCATGCTGTGTATCTTAGGCTATTTGAGTTATCGCTTCGAATGGCGTCTCGCCTCCGGTGCGTTGTTTGCACTGGTGCACGACGTGATTTTCGTGCTCGCCTTTTTCTCATTAACCCAAATGGAGTTTAATTTAACCGTGCTCGCCGCCGTGCTGGCGATTTTAGGCTATTCGCTCAATGATTCGATCATTATTGCCGACCGGATCCGGGAGTTATTGATAGCCAAACCAAAGCTTGCTATTCAAGAGATTAACAACCAAGCGATTGTCGCGACATTTTCCCGTACCATGGTAACCTCGGGCACCACCTTAATGACGGTGGGTGCGTTATGGATTATGGGCGGTGGGCCGCTGGAAGGATTCTCGATAGCCATGTTTATCGGCATCTTAACTGGCACTTTCTCATCGATATCGGTCGGGACTTCATTGCCCGAATTTTTGGGATTAACGCCAGAGCATTATAAAGTGCAAGTCATCACAGATACGCCATAA